One genomic window of Legionella jordanis includes the following:
- a CDS encoding YbeD family protein encodes MTDKKSLIEFPCNFPVKIIGRNNDDLFKEICGIAKKHFPDTLDDAISAKESGQGNYLAITVIIYAHSQLALDALYLELTQHPDIKWVL; translated from the coding sequence ATGACTGATAAAAAATCATTAATAGAATTCCCCTGTAATTTTCCTGTAAAAATTATCGGCAGGAATAACGATGACTTATTCAAAGAGATTTGTGGAATTGCAAAAAAACATTTTCCTGACACGCTTGATGATGCAATTAGTGCCAAGGAGAGTGGGCAAGGAAATTATCTTGCCATCACAGTAATAATCTATGCTCATAGTCAACTTGCTTTGGATGCTCTTTATCTTGAATTAACACAGCATCCTGATATTAAATGGGTATTATGA
- the lipB gene encoding lipoyl(octanoyl) transferase LipB → MLQIKYLGVQPYLSVWDDMKRFTSSRDENTDDELWLLEHPAVYTQGQAGKAEHILNPSSIPVVQTDRGGQVTYHGPGQLVAYVLMDISRRNLGVRTLVAKLEHILMDLLGKYGIVANIQPGAPGVYVDDKKIASIGLRVKNGRTYHGIALNVAMDLEPFNGINPCGFAKLRMTQISDYFHPVSVSTVSKDFADTFLTYFER, encoded by the coding sequence ATGCTTCAAATAAAATATTTAGGGGTGCAACCCTATCTGAGTGTTTGGGATGATATGAAGCGATTCACGTCTTCAAGAGATGAAAATACGGATGATGAATTATGGCTTCTTGAACATCCAGCCGTATACACTCAGGGACAGGCCGGGAAAGCAGAGCATATTTTAAATCCTTCTTCAATTCCGGTGGTGCAAACCGACCGCGGTGGGCAGGTTACCTATCATGGACCTGGACAATTGGTTGCTTATGTTCTAATGGATATCAGCAGACGAAATCTTGGGGTAAGGACCCTGGTGGCAAAACTCGAACACATTCTAATGGATTTACTAGGTAAATACGGCATCGTAGCCAATATTCAACCTGGGGCGCCAGGTGTATATGTCGACGATAAAAAAATTGCTTCAATAGGACTGAGGGTAAAAAATGGCCGTACTTATCATGGGATTGCTTTAAATGTGGCAATGGATTTAGAACCTTTTAATGGAATTAACCCCTGTGGATTTGCCAAATTAAGAATGACGCAGATTAGTGATTACTTTCACCCTGTTAGTGTTTCAACTGTCAGCAAAGATTTTGCTGACACTTTTTTAACCTATTTTGAACGCTAA
- a CDS encoding VTT domain-containing protein, protein MHFFSNYLQPLVLWLHDHPNWALLITFFISFAESLAIIGSIVPGSVTMTAVGILAGSGVMRIDLTFVAATLGAVAGDGASYALGYIFRDRLINVWPFSRYPNWLSLGKDYFSKHGGKSVVVGRFVGPLRSIIPVIAGMMGMSHWRFFLANFISALGWSILYVLPGVLIGAASSELSPESATRLFLLVLFLLAGLWLLSVGLKWLFIRLNHILRKGLHSFWSWSREHPYLARLFIKVTPVDEINYYPTAAIVILFILSSVLFCLLSILVIHQSWITDINEPVHLFLQSLRTKPFDSFFIVVSELSGSVAVVTLIIAVASIAIYFRDWRSLSYWLSLCLTTTIVLLFLYGFIHYPRPRGLLEVQTGNSFPLIGLTYAASLFTAFMFFLNAYCVNLINRFVKIILSISLFLAGFAPVYLGDNWLTDVLGAYLCGFSLSLIHWLFYRQQKPVIHCSAYGPLSLSLVLIIFSFMEAIPFYRQELHNHQPYLAQYLFTDDLWWDQSKPLLPIYRTNRIGNRISVFNIQYAGSLNNLEQSLSSYGWRKVDDSFFNSLISRVSGQPAAQDLPLMAQLYLNKKPMLMMIFQPNDGNPVQVLRIWRSNFHLKSMKQPIWLGSVHPRRLPKNQIKNQPISNVKNRPASIYYVSAALSQYMQRQVSLPIKFKLPVEVEPILLLIKEPSVSQEP, encoded by the coding sequence ATGCATTTTTTCTCTAATTATCTTCAACCACTTGTACTTTGGCTTCATGACCATCCCAATTGGGCATTATTGATCACGTTCTTCATTTCTTTTGCTGAATCTTTAGCCATTATTGGCAGCATAGTGCCTGGCTCAGTAACTATGACTGCGGTTGGAATTTTGGCTGGATCTGGCGTCATGAGAATTGATTTAACCTTTGTAGCTGCCACTCTTGGAGCAGTGGCCGGGGATGGAGCAAGTTACGCACTTGGCTACATTTTCAGAGACCGACTCATTAACGTTTGGCCCTTTAGCCGTTATCCAAACTGGTTATCGCTTGGTAAAGATTATTTTTCAAAGCATGGAGGAAAAAGTGTTGTCGTAGGACGCTTTGTAGGTCCTTTGCGCTCAATAATTCCTGTTATTGCCGGAATGATGGGAATGAGTCATTGGCGTTTCTTCCTAGCCAATTTCATATCTGCACTGGGTTGGTCAATCCTTTATGTATTACCCGGTGTTTTAATTGGTGCCGCAAGCAGTGAGTTATCCCCTGAGAGTGCAACTCGCCTGTTTTTGCTTGTTTTATTTTTACTTGCTGGACTTTGGCTTTTAAGTGTGGGTTTGAAATGGCTATTTATTCGTTTAAACCACATCCTGCGGAAGGGTTTACACAGTTTCTGGTCCTGGTCCCGCGAACACCCTTATCTGGCCAGGCTGTTTATAAAGGTTACTCCCGTCGATGAAATTAATTATTATCCCACAGCGGCCATCGTTATTCTGTTTATCTTAAGTTCGGTTCTATTTTGCCTGTTATCCATACTCGTTATCCACCAAAGCTGGATAACAGACATTAATGAACCGGTTCACTTATTTTTACAAAGCTTACGAACAAAACCATTTGATTCATTTTTTATCGTGGTTTCAGAGCTATCCGGATCAGTTGCTGTTGTTACGCTAATCATTGCTGTTGCGTCCATTGCCATTTATTTTCGGGATTGGCGCTCACTTTCCTATTGGCTTAGTCTTTGTCTCACAACCACCATTGTATTGTTGTTTTTATATGGATTCATACACTACCCAAGGCCACGTGGATTGTTGGAGGTTCAAACTGGTAATTCTTTCCCATTGATTGGTTTGACTTATGCTGCATCTCTTTTTACAGCATTTATGTTTTTCTTAAATGCCTATTGCGTTAATTTAATCAACCGGTTTGTGAAAATCATTCTCTCCATTAGTTTATTTTTAGCTGGATTTGCTCCAGTTTATCTCGGAGATAACTGGTTGACTGACGTCTTGGGGGCTTACCTTTGTGGTTTCAGTCTTAGTTTAATTCATTGGCTTTTTTATCGCCAACAGAAGCCAGTCATCCACTGCTCAGCTTATGGTCCTCTTTCCTTAAGCCTTGTCCTGATTATTTTTAGCTTTATGGAAGCCATCCCCTTTTATCGACAGGAACTGCATAATCATCAACCTTATTTAGCACAATACCTCTTCACCGATGATTTATGGTGGGATCAAAGTAAACCCCTTTTGCCTATTTATCGTACTAACCGAATTGGCAACCGCATCAGTGTGTTTAATATACAATATGCTGGCTCATTGAATAATCTTGAGCAATCTCTTAGCTCCTACGGCTGGCGAAAAGTAGATGATTCTTTTTTCAATTCCCTTATTTCTCGGGTGAGCGGTCAACCGGCTGCACAAGATTTGCCTTTAATGGCGCAGCTGTATCTAAACAAAAAACCTATGTTGATGATGATTTTTCAACCCAACGATGGAAATCCAGTACAGGTTTTACGCATTTGGCGATCCAATTTTCACTTGAAAAGTATGAAACAACCTATCTGGCTTGGTAGCGTTCATCCGAGAAGGTTACCTAAAAATCAAATTAAGAATCAGCCAATAAGCAATGTAAAAAATAGACCAGCATCCATTTATTACGTAAGTGCTGCTTTATCGCAATACATGCAGAGACAAGTTTCCCTGCCCATTAAATTTAAATTACCTGTAGAAGTAGAGCCGATTTTGCTATTGATAAAAGAGCCCTCTGTTTCGCAAGAGCCCTAG
- a CDS encoding L,D-transpeptidase family protein: MAPKLNWEQAVDKAIAKYGLRTEPELKRFFANAHVAYPPNDVALLAFKKERQLELWAKDDNQTWQFIHTYPLTAFSGRLGPKLKERDGQIPEGIYRLITFNPFSSMHLSMMIDYPNNFDRLQAIKDGRKQLGNNIFLHGKSLSVGCLAVGDRAIDQLFLLARRVGLRHVKVIIAPNDLRVAKPATSNFAQPRWLPELYKQISTALNQFPPAQKKILIANK; encoded by the coding sequence ATGGCCCCAAAACTTAATTGGGAACAGGCTGTTGATAAAGCAATTGCCAAATATGGTTTAAGAACAGAACCCGAATTAAAACGTTTTTTTGCGAATGCACACGTTGCCTACCCACCGAACGATGTTGCGCTTTTGGCCTTTAAAAAAGAAAGACAGCTAGAGCTTTGGGCTAAAGATGACAATCAAACCTGGCAGTTCATTCATACCTACCCCCTTACAGCATTTAGTGGACGATTAGGACCAAAATTGAAAGAAAGGGATGGACAAATCCCTGAAGGTATTTATCGCTTAATTACGTTTAATCCTTTCAGTTCAATGCACTTATCAATGATGATTGATTACCCCAATAATTTTGATCGTTTACAAGCGATTAAAGATGGACGCAAGCAACTTGGGAATAATATTTTTCTTCATGGAAAATCCCTCTCCGTAGGCTGTTTAGCCGTGGGGGATCGAGCAATTGATCAACTTTTTTTACTGGCAAGACGGGTGGGTTTAAGGCATGTCAAAGTCATCATAGCCCCCAATGATTTACGAGTGGCAAAACCAGCAACCTCCAATTTTGCCCAACCGCGATGGTTGCCTGAGTTGTATAAGCAAATCTCAACGGCTTTGAACCAATTCCCACCAGCACAGAAAAAAATACTTATTGCGAATAAATAA
- the mgtA gene encoding magnesium-translocating P-type ATPase, which produces MPHDIFELSQMSAEMALQFLHSSWGGLSAEEAQNRLEGYGTNEIKSKRYRSIILEALSHSTNPLVAILMFAAVVSAFTGNLANAVIIILVITVSIFLDFFQSHRSLLVAEKLQNTVAQLSKVFRDGKEINLPSKELVQGDVIKLVAGDMVPADCRLLNAKDLHVQQAVLTGESLAVEKDFAPLPVIPTNPAAANNAVFAGSSIVSGYAIALVVSTGLNSLVGQIAKELTKTSVQTEFERGMLNFGLFIMKTIFFLVLFVFVINFWFGHSPIESLLFAMALAVGLTPEFLPMITTVTLATGALRMSKQKVVVKHLTAIQNFGSIDILCCDKTGTLTENKMTLEQSIDLTGNNSEQVMLLAYLNSLYGTGIKNPIDIAILENTKLNPLDEAILRHHHPDITSYNKVDEIPFDFERRRSSVVVDKGDVHWLITKGAPEQILQLCTFYMMQEEIHPLKDSSIKKYRSLFNTLSQDGYRVLAVAYRQLKKQQIYQVDDEKDLVLAGFLTFLDPPLKDSSQMINDLKRAGIQIKILTGDNELVTRHVCSEVGLSCQDILVGEQMEHISSSALTTIAEQTHVFARLSPQQKLMIIQALRAKGHVVGFLGDGINDAPSLRASDVGISVADAVDVAKEAADIILLEHNLKVLLNGIFEGRKSFGNVMKYLMMGTSSNFGNMLSMAFIAPFLPFFPMRPTQILINNLLYDVSQLTIPTDKVDDSFLQKPKKWNITIVKRFMFYIGPISSLFDFVTFFVMLKVFHASESLFQSGWFLESLATQILVIFIIRTAKNPFKSPPSLPLTMSVLAALTLAIVLPFSPIAPYLGLVPLPWGFFVFLVLATASYLLLVELVKRKLMWNWFQDLV; this is translated from the coding sequence ATGCCTCATGATATATTCGAACTCTCGCAAATGAGTGCCGAGATGGCTCTCCAGTTTCTTCACAGTTCATGGGGAGGTTTATCAGCTGAGGAAGCACAAAACCGCTTGGAAGGGTATGGAACAAACGAAATCAAATCCAAGCGCTATCGCTCCATTATTCTGGAAGCGCTCTCACACTCCACAAATCCCTTAGTGGCAATTTTAATGTTTGCTGCTGTTGTTTCGGCATTTACAGGAAATCTTGCAAATGCAGTTATTATCATTCTTGTCATTACAGTGAGTATTTTTCTGGATTTTTTTCAAAGCCATCGTTCGCTGTTGGTTGCTGAAAAATTACAAAATACAGTAGCGCAGTTATCAAAAGTGTTTAGAGATGGTAAGGAAATTAATCTTCCTTCAAAGGAGCTGGTTCAAGGTGATGTCATCAAATTGGTTGCGGGTGATATGGTGCCAGCAGATTGCCGCTTGTTGAATGCCAAAGATTTACATGTTCAACAAGCCGTCCTAACCGGAGAATCCTTAGCTGTTGAAAAAGACTTCGCGCCTCTTCCTGTAATTCCTACAAATCCTGCAGCTGCAAACAATGCTGTCTTTGCAGGCTCCTCAATAGTAAGCGGCTATGCAATTGCTTTAGTTGTATCTACTGGATTAAACAGTTTGGTAGGGCAAATTGCCAAAGAGCTCACAAAAACTTCAGTACAGACCGAATTTGAAAGAGGAATGTTGAATTTTGGCCTGTTTATAATGAAGACCATTTTTTTTCTCGTGCTTTTTGTGTTTGTCATAAATTTTTGGTTTGGTCATTCACCAATAGAATCATTATTGTTTGCTATGGCCTTGGCTGTTGGACTCACACCTGAGTTTTTGCCCATGATTACCACCGTGACTCTAGCAACAGGTGCGCTGCGGATGTCCAAACAAAAAGTGGTTGTTAAACATTTAACAGCAATTCAAAATTTTGGCAGCATTGATATTTTATGCTGCGATAAAACCGGTACTTTAACTGAAAACAAGATGACTTTAGAGCAATCGATTGATTTGACCGGTAACAACTCAGAACAAGTTATGTTATTGGCCTATCTAAACAGTTTATATGGAACTGGAATAAAAAATCCCATAGATATAGCCATATTAGAAAATACCAAGCTCAATCCTCTGGATGAAGCCATTTTGCGCCATCATCATCCGGATATAACTTCTTACAATAAAGTGGACGAAATACCTTTCGATTTTGAAAGACGTCGTTCCAGCGTGGTCGTTGACAAGGGGGATGTTCATTGGTTAATAACGAAGGGGGCACCTGAGCAGATACTCCAGCTTTGCACGTTCTATATGATGCAAGAAGAGATCCATCCCTTAAAAGATTCCAGCATTAAAAAATATAGGTCTTTATTTAATACCTTAAGTCAAGACGGTTATCGAGTGCTTGCAGTAGCCTATCGGCAACTTAAAAAACAGCAGATTTATCAGGTAGATGATGAAAAAGATTTAGTCTTAGCCGGTTTTTTGACTTTCCTAGATCCGCCTTTAAAAGATTCTAGTCAGATGATTAATGATCTTAAGAGAGCAGGAATTCAAATTAAAATTTTGACAGGAGATAATGAATTAGTAACTCGCCATGTGTGCAGTGAAGTTGGTTTATCTTGCCAGGACATTTTAGTTGGAGAGCAGATGGAACATATTTCTTCTTCTGCTCTAACGACAATTGCCGAACAAACCCATGTATTTGCCCGCCTTTCTCCCCAGCAGAAGTTAATGATCATACAAGCTCTACGTGCTAAAGGACATGTCGTGGGATTTCTCGGCGATGGCATTAACGATGCACCTTCCTTGCGTGCTTCGGATGTGGGAATCTCAGTAGCTGATGCGGTTGATGTAGCGAAAGAAGCTGCTGACATTATTTTACTTGAGCATAACTTAAAAGTTTTACTGAATGGTATTTTTGAAGGAAGGAAATCATTTGGAAACGTAATGAAATATCTGATGATGGGAACCAGCTCCAATTTTGGCAATATGCTAAGCATGGCATTTATAGCACCATTTTTGCCATTTTTCCCTATGAGGCCCACACAGATATTGATTAATAATCTTTTGTATGATGTATCTCAGCTGACCATTCCTACCGATAAAGTGGATGACAGTTTTCTCCAAAAACCAAAAAAATGGAACATCACGATTGTAAAACGTTTTATGTTTTACATTGGTCCAATCAGTTCTTTGTTTGATTTTGTTACATTTTTTGTAATGCTTAAAGTATTCCATGCTTCTGAGTCGCTGTTTCAAAGCGGATGGTTTCTAGAATCTCTGGCAACGCAGATTTTAGTAATCTTTATCATTCGCACCGCAAAAAATCCCTTTAAAAGCCCACCCAGCCTGCCTTTGACAATGAGTGTTTTGGCTGCGTTAACCCTCGCAATTGTTTTACCTTTTAGCCCAATAGCCCCATACCTCGGATTGGTTCCCTTGCCATGGGGCTTCTTTGTTTTTTTAGTTCTTGCAACTGCAAGTTATTTACTACTCGTAGAATTAGTTAAAAGAAAATTAATGTGGAATTGGTTTCAAGATTTAGTTTAG
- a CDS encoding hypoxanthine-guanine phosphoribosyltransferase, with protein sequence MSIPNKIKEVYEKSTCLFTTKEVEAALDRMAINIHERLHDKNPVILCVMIGGMVPMGNLLPRLDFPLEVDYVHATRYRGEIKGGNLHWKVKPSANLQGRTVLVVDDILDGGVTLAAIIEEIKTMGASEVYSAVLVDKHHKRVPNGLKEADFVGLRVDDHYIFGYGMDYNEYLRNAPGIFVVAPEHE encoded by the coding sequence ATGTCTATCCCAAACAAAATTAAAGAAGTTTACGAGAAATCAACTTGTCTGTTTACAACCAAAGAGGTTGAGGCTGCTTTAGATCGTATGGCAATTAATATTCATGAACGCCTGCACGATAAAAATCCTGTTATTTTGTGCGTCATGATAGGGGGCATGGTACCAATGGGAAATTTACTGCCCCGATTGGATTTTCCATTAGAGGTTGACTACGTCCATGCGACTCGATATCGCGGCGAAATTAAAGGTGGGAATTTGCACTGGAAAGTAAAACCAAGCGCAAATTTACAAGGTAGAACGGTATTGGTCGTCGATGACATACTCGATGGCGGAGTTACCTTGGCTGCAATTATAGAAGAAATCAAAACCATGGGCGCCAGTGAAGTGTATAGCGCCGTTTTAGTGGATAAACATCATAAGCGAGTACCCAATGGCTTGAAAGAAGCTGATTTTGTCGGTTTGCGAGTTGATGACCATTATATTTTTGGTTACGGCATGGACTACAATGAATACCTACGTAACGCTCCTGGCATTTTTGTTGTGGCCCCTGAACACGAATAA
- a CDS encoding DUF1820 family protein — protein sequence MSKKSLFRITFANQDAIYEIYARKVCESEMFGFLEVEDFVFGEHTSLVVDPSEERLKVEFNSVKRTYIPMHAIFRIDEVDKEGIAKVHDKVRDDSKVSMFPLPSKRKD from the coding sequence ATGTCAAAAAAATCACTCTTTCGAATTACCTTCGCAAATCAGGATGCGATTTACGAAATTTATGCGCGTAAGGTTTGTGAAAGTGAAATGTTCGGATTCTTGGAAGTTGAAGATTTTGTCTTCGGTGAACACACGTCATTAGTGGTTGATCCTTCTGAAGAGCGTTTAAAGGTGGAATTTAATAGTGTGAAGCGGACTTACATCCCCATGCATGCCATTTTCCGCATTGATGAAGTCGATAAAGAAGGGATTGCAAAGGTTCATGATAAAGTAAGGGATGACAGTAAAGTCAGTATGTTTCCTTTACCCAGCAAACGTAAAGATTAA
- a CDS encoding methyltransferase domain-containing protein codes for MSVDQKNKFEALRDWFANHQGLHVGQAFLKEISPLSEFLYGDTLLQLGTCANNPWLDVLHYRYKWIASPYSAPTSNIVTSFNAMPLDRHSIDCIIAPLTLQAFTHQINPIDELDRILKPMGYILFLGINPLSLWNLFMHVGRHSCFGAASPNSMSFYFIKRAMQHRGYIQCSLSSFYFIPPVYSETWIHRLEFLNEVGKMMWPYPAGFYCLLMQKYEKAHTDFLPEILEDELLEREQLPVQTICPHDRSQS; via the coding sequence TTGTCGGTTGATCAAAAAAACAAATTTGAAGCTCTTCGAGACTGGTTTGCCAACCATCAAGGTCTTCATGTTGGGCAGGCTTTTCTTAAGGAGATTTCGCCTCTTTCAGAATTTCTCTATGGAGATACACTCTTACAACTGGGGACTTGTGCTAATAATCCCTGGCTTGATGTATTACACTATCGCTATAAGTGGATAGCAAGTCCTTATTCGGCCCCCACAAGTAATATTGTGACATCTTTTAACGCCATGCCCTTAGATAGACACAGCATCGATTGCATCATCGCCCCTTTGACTTTGCAAGCTTTCACTCATCAAATCAATCCAATTGATGAATTAGACAGAATTTTAAAGCCCATGGGTTATATTCTTTTTCTTGGCATCAATCCTTTAAGCCTGTGGAACTTATTCATGCACGTAGGGCGCCACTCTTGTTTTGGTGCTGCTTCACCGAACTCCATGTCATTTTACTTTATCAAAAGAGCCATGCAGCATAGGGGTTACATTCAATGCAGCTTATCCAGTTTTTATTTTATTCCACCTGTTTACAGTGAAACCTGGATTCATCGTCTTGAGTTTCTCAATGAAGTAGGCAAAATGATGTGGCCTTACCCGGCTGGTTTTTATTGTTTGTTGATGCAAAAATACGAAAAGGCTCATACGGATTTTTTGCCTGAAATTCTCGAGGATGAATTATTGGAACGAGAACAGCTGCCGGTACAAACCATCTGCCCACATGATCGCTCTCAGTCCTGA